From one Trifolium pratense cultivar HEN17-A07 linkage group LG1, ARS_RC_1.1, whole genome shotgun sequence genomic stretch:
- the LOC123884183 gene encoding pyridine nucleotide-disulfide oxidoreductase domain-containing protein 2-like isoform X8 produces the protein MASSFTPSLDGRYMLLGQSDGQDHSEISKFSKRDADAYFRYEAHLQKFSKVLDFVLDSPTPEILHEGASTVDLLRHKLQRSKFWAQCLGHTLSLGQKGMVDLMELLLSPTSKVLDKWFESNLLKGTLAGDAIIGSMMNINTPGSGYVLLHHVMGETDGDRNIWSCRTHWFLPNINIKLIVNMHVEGGMGAVSLAICKAAKEAGVHIETDTEVLKVMVEDSGRANGVLLADGTEVHSSVVLSNATPYKTFMELVPQEFLPVEFLCAIKHSDYSSGTTKINVAVDKLPQFHCLKTNHAEVGPQHTATVHIGFESMENIISACQDAYNGIPSQRPVMEMTIPSSLDNTISPPGKHVISLFTQYTPYKPSNGSWDNAAYRESFAQRCFNLIEEYAPGFCSSVIGYDMLTPPDLEREIGLTGGNIFHGAMGLDSLFLMRPIKGWSNHKTPIQDLYLCGSGSHPGGGVMGAPGRNAACVVLQEFKNRYQ, from the exons ATGGCGTCGTCGTTTACGCCATCGCTTGATGGACGTTACATGCTGTTAGGGCAGAGTGATGGGCAGGATCATTCTGAGATTTCTAAGTTTTCTAAAAGAGATGCTGATGCTTATTTCAG ATATGAAGCTCATCTCCAAAAGTTCAGTAAGGTCCTGGATTTTGTTTTGGATTCACCTACCCCTGAAATTCTGCATGAGGGTGCTTCTACAGTTGACTTGCTGAGGCATAAATTGCAAAGATCTAAGTTTTGGGCTCAATGTCTGGGGCATACTCTATCCTTAGGGCAAAAGGGCATGGT GGACTTGATGGAATTATTATTGTCTCCAACCTCAAAGGTCCTGGATAAATGGTTTGAG TCAAATTTGTTGAAGGGAACACTTGCAGGAGATGCTATCATTGGGAGTATG ATGAACATCAACACACCTGGAAGTGGATATGTTCTGCTACACCACGTGATGGGTGAAACTGATGGTGATCGTAATATTTGGTC TTGTAGGACTCATTGGTTTCTACCAAACATCAACATCAAGCTTATAGTAAACAT GCATGTAGAGGGTGGTATGGGTGCAGTATCCTTAGCTATATGTAAAGCTGCTAAGGAAGCTGGGGTTCATATTGAAACAGATACAGAG GTTTTAAAGGTGATGGTGGAAGACTCTGGCAGGGCAAATGGA GTATTGCTGGCTGATGGGACTGAAGTGCACTCTTCAGTTGTTTTGTCTAATGCAACTCCTTATAAGACCTTTATG GAATTGGTACCTCAAGAGTTTCTTCCTGTTGAATTTCTTTGTGCAATTAAGCATTCTGACTACAGCTCT GGAACAACAAAAATCAATGTAGCTGTTGATAAGCTGCCTCAGTTTCACTGTTTGAAGACAAATCACGCAGAAGTGGGTCCTCAACATACGGCTACCGTCCATATTGGTTTTGAAAG TATGGAGAACATTATATCAGCTTGTCAAGATGCTTATAATGGCATACCATCACAAAGGCCTGTGATGGAGATGACAATCCCTTCTTCATTGGACAACACCATATCTCCACCTG GTAAGCATGTCATCAGCTTATTTACGCAATATACGCCTTATAAACCCTCAAATGGTAGCTGGGACAATGCTGCATACAGA GAATCATTTGCACAAAGATGTTTTAACTTGATTGAAGAATATGCGCCTGGCTTCTGCTCATCTGTCATAGGTTATGACATGCTAACACCACCAGATTTGGAAAGAGAAATTGGATTGACAG GAGGAAACATTTTTCACGGTGCTATGGGTTTGGATTCACTTTTCCTAATGCGACCTATCAAAGGCTG GTCAAATCATAAGACACCAATACAAGATTTGTATTTATGTGGAAGTGGATCTCATCCTGGAGGTGGTGTCATGGGAGCACCGGGAAGAAATGCAGCATGTGTTGTTTTGCAGGAATTTAAGAATCGTTATCAGTAA
- the LOC123884183 gene encoding pyridine nucleotide-disulfide oxidoreductase domain-containing protein 2-like isoform X3, translating into MMWRRSLTTFSGNGGATAALRHKKWDAVVIGGGHNGLISAAYLARAGLSVAVLERRHLIGGAAVTEELIPGFKFSRCSYLLSLLRPQILRELELKRHGLKLLKPMASSFTPSLDGRYMLLGQSDGQDHSEISKFSKRDADAYFRYEAHLQKFSKVLDFVLDSPTPEILHEGASTVDLLRHKLQRSKFWAQCLGHTLSLGQKGMVDLMELLLSPTSKVLDKWFESNLLKGTLAGDAIIGSMMNINTPGSGYVLLHHVMGETDGDRNIWSCRTHWFLPNINIKLIVNMHVEGGMGAVSLAICKAAKEAGVHIETDTEVLKVMVEDSGRANGVLLADGTEVHSSVVLSNATPYKTFMELVPQEFLPVEFLCAIKHSDYSSGTTKINVAVDKLPQFHCLKTNHAEVGPQHTATVHIGFESMENIISACQDAYNGIPSQRPVMEMTIPSSLDNTISPPGKHVISLFTQYTPYKPSNGSWDNAAYRESFAQRCFNLIEEYAPGFCSSVIGYDMLTPPDLEREIGLTVNLRSGKEVYIAVGTGAEKNPSGEKNEKIEKNKLTPAPEHVEDDEQSIPLPFPREP; encoded by the exons ATGATGTGGCGAAGAAGCTTAACCACTTTCTCCGGCAATGGCGGCGCCACCGCGGCATTGAGGCACAAGAAATGGGACGCGGTCGTCATCGGCGGTGGCCATAACGGCTTGATCTCCGCCGCATACCTAGCTCGCGCCGGCCTCTCAGTCGCCGTTCTCGAGCGCCGGCACCTCATCGGCGGCGCCGCTGTTACTGAGGAGCTAATCCCTGGCTTCAAATTCTCTCGCTGTAGCTACCTCCTCAGCCTCCTCCGTCCTCAAATCTTAAG AGAGTTAGAGTTGAAACGACATGGTTTGAAGCTGTTGAAACCGATGGCGTCGTCGTTTACGCCATCGCTTGATGGACGTTACATGCTGTTAGGGCAGAGTGATGGGCAGGATCATTCTGAGATTTCTAAGTTTTCTAAAAGAGATGCTGATGCTTATTTCAG ATATGAAGCTCATCTCCAAAAGTTCAGTAAGGTCCTGGATTTTGTTTTGGATTCACCTACCCCTGAAATTCTGCATGAGGGTGCTTCTACAGTTGACTTGCTGAGGCATAAATTGCAAAGATCTAAGTTTTGGGCTCAATGTCTGGGGCATACTCTATCCTTAGGGCAAAAGGGCATGGT GGACTTGATGGAATTATTATTGTCTCCAACCTCAAAGGTCCTGGATAAATGGTTTGAG TCAAATTTGTTGAAGGGAACACTTGCAGGAGATGCTATCATTGGGAGTATG ATGAACATCAACACACCTGGAAGTGGATATGTTCTGCTACACCACGTGATGGGTGAAACTGATGGTGATCGTAATATTTGGTC TTGTAGGACTCATTGGTTTCTACCAAACATCAACATCAAGCTTATAGTAAACAT GCATGTAGAGGGTGGTATGGGTGCAGTATCCTTAGCTATATGTAAAGCTGCTAAGGAAGCTGGGGTTCATATTGAAACAGATACAGAG GTTTTAAAGGTGATGGTGGAAGACTCTGGCAGGGCAAATGGA GTATTGCTGGCTGATGGGACTGAAGTGCACTCTTCAGTTGTTTTGTCTAATGCAACTCCTTATAAGACCTTTATG GAATTGGTACCTCAAGAGTTTCTTCCTGTTGAATTTCTTTGTGCAATTAAGCATTCTGACTACAGCTCT GGAACAACAAAAATCAATGTAGCTGTTGATAAGCTGCCTCAGTTTCACTGTTTGAAGACAAATCACGCAGAAGTGGGTCCTCAACATACGGCTACCGTCCATATTGGTTTTGAAAG TATGGAGAACATTATATCAGCTTGTCAAGATGCTTATAATGGCATACCATCACAAAGGCCTGTGATGGAGATGACAATCCCTTCTTCATTGGACAACACCATATCTCCACCTG GTAAGCATGTCATCAGCTTATTTACGCAATATACGCCTTATAAACCCTCAAATGGTAGCTGGGACAATGCTGCATACAGA GAATCATTTGCACAAAGATGTTTTAACTTGATTGAAGAATATGCGCCTGGCTTCTGCTCATCTGTCATAGGTTATGACATGCTAACACCACCAGATTTGGAAAGAGAAATTGGATTGACAG TCAATCTTAGGTCTGGCAAGGAGGTTTACATAGCAGTGGGTACAGGTGCAGAAAAAAATCCGAGTGgcgagaaaaatgaaaaaattgagaaaaataagCTAACTCCTGCACCTGAACatgttgaagatgatgagcaATCCATACCACTCCCCTTTCCCAGAGAGCCGTGA